A region from the Cryptosporangium arvum DSM 44712 genome encodes:
- the treZ gene encoding malto-oligosyltrehalose trehalohydrolase has protein sequence MTTFELWAPVPSRVRVRAGGRDTEMTAGAGGWWRAEVPDAGPGTAYAYLLDDDEHAYPDPRAVWLPDGVHEAGRVYDHGAFDWTDGRWTGRQLAGSVLYELHVGTFTPDGTFDAAIERLDHLVELGVDIVELLPVNGFNGTYNWGYDGVAWYAVHEQYGGPDGLKRFVDACHGKGLGVALDVVYNHLGPSGNYLSKFGPYLKAGQNSWGDLVNLDGPQSNEVRRFILDNVLGWLRDFHLDALRLDAVHALADTRASHLLEEFAREVDVLSTHLGRPLALVAESDLNDPRLMAPVEAGGYGLTAAWDDDVHHALHSALTGDRSGYYGDFGALSTLATVLTEAYFHAGTYSTFRQRIHGRRVDRRNTPGHRFVVSLQNHDQIGNRATGDRLSATLSPGLLTVGAALMLTSPFTPMLFMGEEWGAGTPWQFFTSHPEPELALAVERGRKAEFAQHGWGESEVPNPQDPATFERSKLDWSELGTKPHADVLDAYRRLIALRHEISDLTDPRLDRVSVEYDEDARWLVVHRGEHAVAANLSAEPRTLPVSATTILFGDAKPGESGLELAPESVAVVRR, from the coding sequence GTGACGACGTTCGAGCTGTGGGCCCCCGTGCCGTCCCGCGTCCGGGTCCGGGCCGGGGGCCGGGACACCGAGATGACCGCCGGTGCGGGCGGCTGGTGGCGGGCCGAGGTGCCCGACGCCGGCCCGGGCACCGCCTACGCCTACCTCCTCGACGACGACGAGCACGCCTACCCCGATCCGCGTGCGGTCTGGCTGCCCGACGGTGTGCACGAGGCCGGCCGGGTGTACGACCACGGCGCGTTCGACTGGACCGACGGGCGCTGGACGGGCCGCCAGCTGGCCGGCAGCGTCCTCTACGAGCTGCACGTCGGGACGTTCACCCCCGACGGCACGTTCGACGCCGCGATCGAACGGCTCGACCACCTGGTCGAGCTCGGCGTCGACATCGTGGAGCTGCTCCCGGTGAACGGCTTCAACGGCACGTACAACTGGGGTTACGACGGCGTCGCCTGGTACGCGGTGCACGAGCAGTACGGCGGTCCCGACGGCTTGAAGCGCTTCGTCGACGCGTGCCACGGCAAGGGCCTCGGCGTCGCGCTCGACGTCGTCTACAACCACCTCGGACCGTCCGGCAACTACCTGTCGAAGTTCGGGCCGTACCTGAAGGCGGGCCAGAACAGCTGGGGTGACCTGGTCAACCTCGACGGGCCGCAGTCCAACGAGGTGCGCCGCTTCATCCTCGACAACGTGCTCGGCTGGCTGCGTGACTTCCACCTCGACGCCCTGCGCCTGGACGCCGTGCACGCGCTCGCCGACACCAGGGCGTCGCACCTGCTGGAGGAGTTCGCCCGCGAGGTCGACGTCCTCTCCACGCACCTCGGCCGCCCGCTCGCGCTGGTGGCCGAGTCCGACCTCAACGACCCGAGGCTGATGGCCCCGGTCGAGGCGGGCGGGTACGGGCTCACCGCGGCCTGGGACGACGACGTCCACCACGCGCTGCACTCGGCGCTGACCGGCGACCGCAGCGGCTACTACGGCGACTTCGGTGCGCTCTCCACGTTGGCCACCGTGCTCACCGAGGCGTACTTCCACGCCGGTACCTACTCGACGTTCCGCCAGCGGATCCACGGCCGCCGGGTGGACCGGCGCAACACGCCCGGCCACCGCTTCGTCGTGAGCCTGCAGAACCACGACCAGATCGGCAACCGCGCCACCGGCGACCGGCTCTCGGCGACGCTCTCCCCCGGCCTCCTGACGGTCGGCGCGGCGCTGATGCTGACGTCACCGTTCACGCCGATGCTGTTCATGGGTGAGGAGTGGGGCGCGGGCACCCCCTGGCAGTTCTTCACCAGCCACCCGGAGCCGGAGCTGGCCCTCGCGGTGGAGCGCGGTCGCAAGGCCGAGTTCGCCCAGCACGGGTGGGGCGAGTCGGAGGTGCCCAACCCCCAGGACCCGGCGACGTTCGAACGCTCGAAGCTGGACTGGAGCGAGCTCGGCACGAAACCGCACGCCGACGTGCTCGACGCCTACCGCCGGCTGATCGCCCTGCGCCACGAGATCTCCGACCTCACCGACCCGCGCCTGGACCGGGTGTCGGTGGAGTACGACGAGGACGCCCGCTGGCTCGTCGTCCACCGGGGGGAGCACGCGGTCGCCGCGAACCTGTCCGCCGAGCCCCGCACGCTGCCCGTCAGCGCCACGACGATCCTCTTCGGCGACGCGAAACCCGGCGAGAGCGGCCTGGAACTCGCCCCCGAGTCGGTAGCCGTCGTGCGCCGCTGA
- a CDS encoding serine hydrolase domain-containing protein, with protein sequence MNRIIPGVDSVQPVLDRAVETLGAPGVVVEIQRRDAQWWGSAGAADTRSGRPRQSDERFRIGSATKAFTATVVLHLVGEGRVSLDDSVERWLPGLVRTDHYDGRAITVRQLLNQTSGLFNYVQDPALAANAVGDAWFAHRYDRFTPEDLVTIALSNPPTGAPGERFMYSNTNYILAALIVERITGQAFGDELERRIVRPLGLTGTYLPGNEPGIRGAHPVHYSTLFSPDPKPAIHDATEMNQTYAWSAGGLISTTGDLNRFVGALLGGRILPAAELAEMLTTVPTEGAGWIPGTRYGLGVFAQTLPCGATVWGNGGATYGSWVYSMGTRDGSHLVTAQINGDWSGLSTFNDVLEAQFCPA encoded by the coding sequence ATGAATCGCATCATTCCCGGGGTGGACAGCGTCCAGCCGGTGCTCGACCGGGCCGTGGAAACACTCGGTGCGCCCGGCGTCGTCGTCGAGATACAGCGGCGCGACGCCCAGTGGTGGGGCTCCGCGGGCGCCGCCGACACGCGGTCCGGCCGCCCGCGGCAATCAGACGAGCGATTCCGGATCGGCAGCGCCACCAAGGCGTTCACCGCGACCGTGGTGTTGCACCTGGTGGGTGAGGGTCGCGTGAGTCTGGACGACAGCGTCGAGCGATGGCTACCCGGGCTGGTCCGGACCGACCACTACGACGGCCGGGCCATCACCGTCCGGCAACTGCTCAACCAGACCAGTGGCCTCTTCAACTACGTCCAGGATCCGGCCCTCGCCGCCAACGCCGTGGGGGACGCGTGGTTCGCGCATCGCTACGACCGTTTCACGCCGGAAGACCTCGTCACAATCGCGCTGTCGAACCCGCCTACGGGTGCCCCCGGCGAACGATTCATGTACTCCAACACCAATTACATCCTCGCGGCCTTGATCGTCGAACGAATCACCGGTCAGGCCTTCGGTGACGAACTCGAGCGGCGCATCGTCCGCCCGCTCGGACTGACCGGGACCTACCTGCCGGGAAACGAGCCCGGCATCCGCGGTGCGCATCCCGTGCATTACTCCACGCTGTTCTCGCCGGATCCGAAACCCGCGATTCACGACGCGACCGAGATGAACCAGACATATGCCTGGTCGGCCGGCGGCCTGATCTCGACCACCGGCGACCTCAACCGATTCGTCGGGGCGTTACTCGGAGGCCGGATACTGCCGGCCGCCGAGCTGGCGGAGATGCTCACCACCGTTCCCACCGAGGGCGCCGGGTGGATTCCCGGCACCCGCTACGGACTCGGTGTGTTCGCCCAGACGCTGCCGTGCGGCGCCACGGTGTGGGGCAACGGCGGCGCCACCTACGGCTCCTGGGTGTACTCGATGGGTACCCGCGACGGCAGCCACCTGGTCACCGCCCAGATCAACGGCGACTGGAGCGGCCTGAGCACGTTCAACGACGTTCTCGAGGCGCAGTTCTGCCCCGCCTGA
- a CDS encoding MarR family transcriptional regulator, which yields MPTGRLTPADRRYIAARLAEGTAYAEIARHLAKPTSTISREVNRNGGPRRYRPEQAQQATTIRARRRRGSRPAVPPPETGATHGRDPEAVRLLQEQLTAMMTRTGLSSMASRVLTHLFTDDTANLTAADLTSRLRVSPASVSKAVGDLEQQGLIRREHDPHRRRDRYIVDDDVWIRAWLASARMNMLLAETTRHGAHTLGAHTPAGARLRDTSEFLDRLNRDMTRAAERWRQSLQPDA from the coding sequence ATGCCGACGGGCAGGCTGACGCCAGCGGACCGCCGATACATCGCGGCCAGGCTCGCCGAAGGGACCGCCTACGCCGAAATCGCTAGGCACCTGGCCAAACCGACCTCCACCATCAGCCGTGAAGTGAACCGCAACGGCGGCCCGCGCCGGTACCGGCCGGAACAGGCGCAGCAGGCGACGACGATCCGGGCTCGTCGCCGTCGCGGCAGCCGGCCCGCCGTACCGCCGCCGGAGACCGGCGCGACGCACGGACGGGACCCGGAGGCCGTCCGCCTGCTCCAGGAACAACTCACCGCGATGATGACGCGGACCGGTCTGAGCTCGATGGCTTCCCGCGTGCTCACACACCTGTTCACCGACGACACCGCGAACCTCACCGCGGCCGACCTCACCAGCCGGCTGCGGGTGAGCCCGGCCTCGGTGTCCAAGGCCGTCGGTGACCTCGAACAGCAGGGGCTCATCCGGCGCGAGCACGACCCGCACCGACGCCGGGACCGCTACATCGTGGACGACGACGTCTGGATCCGCGCCTGGCTGGCCAGCGCACGGATGAACATGCTGCTCGCCGAGACCACCCGGCACGGCGCGCACACCCTCGGCGCCCACACCCCCGCCGGTGCCCGGCTGCGCGACACCAGCGAGTTCCTCGATCGCCTCAACCGCGACATGACGCGGGCGGCCGAGCGCTGGCGTCAATCACTCCAGCCGGACGCGTGA
- a CDS encoding ANTAR domain-containing protein → MDDDNTSGKELVERLLAYAVDEVAGAVGAGVTLVRDGKVEAFASIGLAPELDRLQWELGEGPIVATRAVERTVLSQNLRTDPEYPSLTRALDTTFLVGLPGTLGAVATPGSWDEGGPSQFTLYLDRGPTEKTVAVLDRIEPMVSHALATVVFCQRESMRADQMAKMVQYRRVIEQCKGAVMATAGLSAPQAFQVLDKASQRYNVRLRELAVALAEHVGNAPAEHPEDIGHILEPTDESRAAARKLWDGITRAAR, encoded by the coding sequence GTGGACGACGACAACACCTCGGGCAAGGAACTGGTCGAACGCCTGCTCGCGTATGCCGTCGACGAGGTGGCCGGAGCCGTCGGCGCCGGAGTGACCCTCGTGCGCGACGGCAAGGTCGAGGCGTTCGCGTCGATCGGTCTCGCCCCCGAACTCGACCGGCTGCAGTGGGAGCTGGGCGAGGGCCCGATCGTGGCCACCCGGGCGGTCGAGCGCACCGTGCTCAGCCAGAACCTGCGGACCGACCCCGAATACCCCTCGTTGACCCGCGCGCTGGACACCACGTTCCTGGTGGGCCTGCCCGGCACGCTCGGCGCGGTGGCCACGCCCGGTTCCTGGGACGAGGGCGGCCCCTCCCAGTTCACCCTGTACCTCGACCGCGGCCCGACCGAGAAGACGGTGGCGGTGCTCGACCGGATCGAGCCGATGGTCTCGCACGCACTGGCCACTGTCGTGTTCTGCCAGCGCGAGTCGATGCGCGCCGACCAGATGGCGAAGATGGTGCAGTATCGCCGGGTCATCGAACAGTGCAAGGGTGCGGTGATGGCGACCGCGGGTCTCTCGGCGCCGCAGGCTTTCCAGGTGCTGGACAAGGCCAGCCAGCGGTACAACGTACGGCTGCGTGAGTTGGCGGTGGCATTGGCCGAGCACGTCGGCAACGCTCCGGCCGAGCACCCGGAGGACATCGGCCACATCCTCGAGCCCACCGACGAGTCACGCGCGGCGGCCCGCAAACTCTGGGACGGCATCACCCGGGCCGCCCGGTGA
- a CDS encoding potassium/proton antiporter, with protein sequence MHALNLFLLGGASVLLAAVIAVRVASRVGMPGLLAFLLVGLALGEAGLGIRFDDAEIAQVVGFAALAIILAEGGLTTRWPDIRPVIGPAAVLSTVGVLVSVGAVAACAHFLLGFDWRMGILIGAVVSSTDAAAVFSVLRRLPLRRRLSATLEAESGFNDPPTVILVSVVASDAWGEASAWSIGGLVVYELIAGAAFGLFVGFVGQWLLNRVALPASGLYPISAIAIPLLAFGAAGQLHASGFLAVYVAGLVLGNASLPHRNATLGFAEAIAWVAQIGMFVLLGLLASPSRLNDALVPALVVGAALLLVGRPLSVLVSVTPFRLPWREQAFLSWAGLRGAVPIVLATIPAVAPLAGRARMFDVVFLLVLVFTVVQAPTLPWVARRLGVAAPDEARDIVVEAAPLDELRADLLAVAIPPQSRLAGVWVTDLRLPDGAVVTLLVRDGKSSVPDEHTRFRVGDQFLVVTTTADRRTTERRLRAVSRAGQLARWWGEHGGEVPTHD encoded by the coding sequence ATGCACGCGCTCAATCTCTTCCTCCTCGGTGGGGCCTCGGTTCTCCTGGCCGCGGTCATCGCCGTCCGAGTCGCGTCCCGGGTCGGGATGCCCGGGCTGCTGGCCTTCCTCCTGGTCGGTCTCGCGCTGGGCGAAGCCGGCCTCGGTATCCGGTTCGACGACGCGGAGATCGCGCAGGTCGTCGGCTTCGCCGCGCTCGCGATCATCCTGGCCGAAGGGGGCCTGACCACCCGCTGGCCGGACATCCGGCCGGTCATCGGGCCGGCCGCGGTGCTGTCCACGGTCGGCGTGCTGGTCAGCGTCGGGGCGGTCGCGGCCTGCGCGCACTTCCTGCTCGGCTTCGACTGGCGGATGGGCATCCTGATCGGTGCGGTGGTGTCGTCGACCGACGCCGCCGCGGTGTTCTCGGTCCTCCGCCGGCTGCCGCTGCGCCGGAGGTTGAGCGCGACCCTGGAAGCCGAGTCCGGGTTCAACGACCCACCGACCGTCATCCTGGTCAGCGTCGTCGCCTCCGACGCGTGGGGCGAGGCGTCGGCGTGGAGCATCGGCGGGCTCGTCGTCTACGAGCTGATCGCCGGGGCCGCGTTCGGACTGTTCGTCGGGTTCGTCGGTCAGTGGCTGCTCAACCGGGTCGCGCTCCCCGCCTCGGGCCTGTACCCGATCAGCGCGATCGCGATCCCGCTGCTGGCGTTCGGCGCGGCCGGCCAGCTGCACGCCAGCGGCTTCCTCGCGGTCTACGTCGCGGGGCTGGTGCTCGGCAACGCGTCGCTGCCGCACCGCAACGCCACCCTCGGCTTCGCCGAAGCGATCGCCTGGGTGGCCCAGATCGGCATGTTCGTGCTGCTCGGGCTGCTGGCCTCGCCGAGCCGCCTGAACGACGCCCTGGTGCCGGCGCTCGTCGTCGGGGCTGCGTTGCTCCTGGTCGGCAGGCCGCTGTCGGTTCTCGTCTCGGTGACGCCGTTCCGGTTGCCGTGGCGGGAACAGGCGTTCCTCTCCTGGGCGGGGCTGCGCGGAGCGGTACCGATCGTGCTGGCGACGATCCCGGCCGTCGCGCCGCTCGCCGGGCGCGCACGGATGTTCGACGTGGTGTTCCTTCTGGTACTGGTGTTCACCGTGGTGCAGGCGCCGACGCTGCCCTGGGTGGCCCGGCGCCTCGGCGTGGCGGCCCCGGACGAAGCGCGCGACATCGTGGTCGAGGCGGCGCCGCTCGACGAGCTGCGCGCCGACCTGCTGGCCGTCGCGATCCCGCCGCAGTCCCGCCTGGCCGGCGTCTGGGTGACCGACCTGCGCCTCCCGGACGGCGCGGTCGTGACGCTGCTGGTGCGGGACGGCAAGAGCTCGGTACCCGACGAACACACCCGGTTCCGGGTCGGCGACCAGTTCCTCGTCGTCACGACGACCGCCGACCGGCGGACCACCGAGCGCAGGTTGCGTGCGGTGAGCCGGGCCGGTCAACTGGCCCGGTGGTGGGGGGAGCACGGCGGTGAGGTTCCCACCCACGATTGA
- a CDS encoding transglycosylase domain-containing protein — translation MGARGKDGRAKLFAIVLCGLLTGVVIAAAAFPVVAVTGLTAKSASDEFENLPSELSTPPLPQTSYLLAADGSPITSFYSENRIPVPIADVPQVMQDAMVAAEDARFYQHNGVDAQGIIRAFVRNQQAGDIQQGASTLTQQYVRNVLSYAANTAAERRLATEETVGRKVREARYAIAVEKQFTKQQILERYLNIAFYGNGGYGIGSASLRYFSKPAKELTLAEAAMLAGMVRSPTTYDPIGGDAAAAKTRRDYVLTRMADLGYITRAQATEAAATDLTLKPRKPQGSCVNGNPLYGFYCDWFLDWWKSNPAFGRNRTERESNLKTGGYKIVTALDPATQRAAQKAVDDEVKRGSNFATGIVIVEPGTGRVKAMAINRTYSLKKNPGGKSAPNTVNPLLTGTNVSPGYQAGSTFKLFTMAAAIEKGLPLGTKINSPSRIKTQFRNASGPVACGGDFWCPKNASGRMAGTHTMWSGFGESVNTYFVQLEERIGVKAAVNMAERLGVTFRSSADYEQRNAAQSNPNAWGSFTLGTALVTPLDMATAYATIAARGKRCDPTPLKSLADRNERQIAFGNPTCKQVIAPDVADAVADAARCPVGDDAASGCSRRNGVTASRVGGAFVRPIAGKTGTTDENKAAWFVGFTPNLAAAVFYSDPDNPSKRPVPNYRVPASVFIKTMQTALSTVAPKSFVAPSGLRKWGPDGSPPTLKSDPSVGGGPEDPDRERERRRDRERDRDRDGRSPSPGADDDEDDDGGGRRSPSPGD, via the coding sequence ATGGGTGCGCGGGGGAAAGACGGCCGGGCGAAGCTCTTCGCGATAGTCCTGTGTGGACTTTTGACGGGTGTCGTGATCGCCGCCGCGGCCTTCCCGGTCGTCGCGGTCACCGGGCTCACCGCCAAGTCGGCTTCGGACGAGTTCGAGAACCTCCCGAGCGAGCTGTCCACGCCGCCGCTCCCCCAGACGTCGTACCTGCTGGCCGCCGACGGCTCGCCGATCACGTCGTTCTACTCCGAGAACCGCATCCCGGTCCCGATCGCCGACGTCCCGCAGGTCATGCAGGACGCGATGGTCGCCGCCGAGGACGCGCGCTTCTACCAGCACAACGGGGTCGACGCCCAGGGCATCATCCGGGCGTTCGTCCGCAACCAGCAGGCCGGCGACATCCAGCAGGGCGCATCGACGCTCACCCAGCAGTACGTGCGCAACGTGCTCTCGTACGCCGCGAACACCGCGGCGGAGCGGCGGCTGGCGACCGAGGAGACGGTCGGCCGGAAGGTCCGCGAGGCCCGGTACGCGATCGCGGTCGAGAAGCAATTCACCAAGCAGCAGATCCTGGAGCGCTACCTCAACATCGCGTTCTACGGAAACGGTGGTTACGGCATCGGCTCGGCGTCGCTGCGGTACTTCTCCAAACCGGCGAAGGAGCTCACGCTCGCCGAGGCCGCGATGCTCGCGGGCATGGTCCGCAGCCCGACGACTTACGACCCGATCGGCGGGGACGCCGCGGCCGCGAAGACCCGCCGGGACTACGTCCTGACCCGGATGGCCGACCTCGGGTACATCACCCGCGCCCAGGCCACCGAGGCCGCCGCGACCGACCTGACGCTGAAGCCACGCAAGCCGCAGGGCTCCTGCGTGAACGGCAACCCGCTCTACGGCTTCTACTGCGACTGGTTCCTGGACTGGTGGAAGTCGAACCCGGCGTTCGGCCGCAACCGCACCGAGCGCGAGTCGAACCTGAAGACCGGCGGCTACAAGATCGTCACCGCGCTCGACCCGGCCACCCAGCGCGCCGCGCAGAAGGCGGTCGACGACGAGGTCAAACGCGGGAGCAACTTCGCCACCGGCATCGTCATCGTCGAACCCGGCACGGGGCGGGTCAAAGCGATGGCGATCAACCGGACGTACAGCCTGAAGAAGAACCCGGGCGGCAAGTCGGCGCCCAACACCGTGAACCCGCTGCTCACCGGCACCAACGTGTCCCCCGGTTACCAGGCCGGATCGACGTTCAAGCTGTTCACGATGGCGGCGGCGATCGAGAAGGGCCTGCCGCTGGGCACGAAGATCAACTCGCCGAGTCGCATCAAGACCCAGTTCCGCAACGCCAGCGGCCCGGTGGCCTGCGGCGGTGACTTCTGGTGCCCGAAGAACGCGAGCGGCCGGATGGCCGGTACGCACACCATGTGGTCGGGCTTCGGCGAGTCGGTGAACACCTATTTCGTGCAGCTCGAGGAACGGATCGGCGTCAAGGCCGCGGTCAACATGGCCGAGCGGCTCGGCGTCACGTTCCGGTCCAGCGCGGACTACGAGCAGCGCAACGCCGCGCAGTCCAACCCGAACGCGTGGGGCTCGTTCACGCTGGGAACGGCGCTGGTCACGCCGCTGGACATGGCCACGGCGTACGCGACGATCGCGGCCCGCGGCAAACGCTGCGACCCGACGCCGCTCAAGTCGCTCGCCGACCGCAACGAACGCCAGATCGCGTTCGGCAACCCCACCTGTAAACAGGTGATCGCGCCCGACGTCGCGGACGCGGTGGCCGACGCAGCGCGCTGCCCGGTCGGTGACGACGCGGCCAGCGGCTGCTCCCGACGCAACGGCGTCACCGCGTCCCGGGTGGGCGGTGCGTTCGTCCGGCCGATCGCCGGCAAGACCGGTACCACCGACGAGAACAAGGCGGCCTGGTTCGTCGGGTTCACGCCGAACCTGGCGGCCGCGGTGTTCTACTCCGACCCCGACAACCCGTCGAAGCGTCCGGTGCCGAACTACCGGGTGCCGGCATCGGTCTTCATCAAGACGATGCAGACGGCGCTGTCCACGGTGGCGCCGAAGAGCTTCGTCGCGCCGAGTGGCCTGCGCAAGTGGGGGCCGGACGGCTCACCACCGACGCTCAAGAGCGACCCGAGCGTCGGTGGCGGCCCGGAGGACCCGGATCGGGAGCGCGAGCGTCGTCGTGACCGCGAGCGTGACCGCGATCGGGACGGCCGGTCGCCGAGCCCGGGGGCGGACGACGACGAGGACGACGACGGCGGTGGCCGGCGCAGCCCGTCACCGGGCGACTAG
- a CDS encoding sulfotransferase family protein, with translation MTLPDFLVIGVPKAGTTALHAALVRHPELYLSAVKEPKYFLSDGPPPAQGGPGDAQTYQEHVWRRADYEALFAPAPPGTLTGEATPFYLYDLDAQARIARTIPDAKLIVVLRNPVDRAHSNWYHLWAAGLEPERSFVAACDAEPARRAAGWAHFWHYLGQGRYGEQLQHLFSLFDRDQVLLMRYRDVRDTPVETLDRVCAFLGVRTGVLGAVPSENVTPYVPDTPLNTVLRTALRVGGTFGQHFPVPLRLAARGPLLTALHRQKGPRPRPTADERAAILPYFTEDVALLEKVTDESFQDWLDLENPPEHHQRR, from the coding sequence GTGACGCTGCCCGACTTCCTCGTCATCGGCGTCCCGAAGGCCGGCACCACCGCGCTGCACGCCGCGCTCGTGCGCCACCCCGAGCTGTACCTGTCCGCGGTCAAGGAGCCGAAGTACTTCCTCTCCGACGGGCCACCGCCCGCGCAGGGAGGCCCCGGTGACGCGCAGACCTATCAGGAGCACGTCTGGCGGCGCGCGGACTACGAGGCGCTGTTCGCGCCGGCCCCACCGGGCACGCTGACCGGTGAAGCGACCCCGTTCTACCTCTACGACCTCGACGCCCAGGCCCGCATCGCGCGCACGATCCCCGACGCGAAGCTCATCGTCGTGCTGCGTAACCCGGTCGACCGCGCGCACTCGAACTGGTACCACCTGTGGGCGGCGGGCCTGGAGCCCGAGCGGAGCTTCGTCGCGGCCTGCGACGCCGAGCCGGCCCGGAGAGCGGCCGGCTGGGCCCACTTCTGGCACTACCTCGGCCAGGGACGCTACGGCGAGCAACTCCAGCACCTCTTCTCGCTGTTCGACCGCGACCAGGTGCTGCTGATGCGCTACCGGGACGTGCGCGACACACCGGTCGAGACGCTCGACCGGGTCTGCGCGTTCCTCGGCGTCCGCACCGGGGTGCTCGGCGCCGTGCCGTCGGAGAACGTCACCCCGTACGTGCCGGACACTCCACTGAACACCGTTCTGCGGACCGCGCTGCGCGTCGGGGGCACGTTCGGGCAGCACTTCCCGGTGCCGCTGCGGCTCGCGGCCCGCGGCCCGCTGCTCACCGCACTGCACCGGCAGAAGGGCCCGCGCCCCCGGCCCACCGCGGACGAGCGCGCGGCGATCCTGCCGTACTTCACCGAGGACGTCGCGTTACTGGAGAAGGTGACCGACGAGTCGTTCCAGGATTGGCTGGATCTCGAGAACCCGCCCGAACACCATCAAAGGAGATAG
- a CDS encoding sulfate adenylyltransferase subunit 1, which translates to MRSAGATGLLRVATAGSVDDGKSTLVGRLLFDGKAVLADTLQAVSSASRARGADLDLSLLVDGLRSEREQGITIDVAHRYLSTPARDVILVDCPGHVEYTRNTVTGMSSADVALLLVDVRNGLVEQTRRHAAVAALLRVPHLILAVNKIDLVGYDERAFTAVVEDAEAYAKEVGIGQVTAVPVSAKSGDNVTRKSRRTPWYEGPTLLDLLASVEVPVRADAPLRLPVQWVARGDTRKYLGTVAAGIVKPGDEVIVQPAGRRTRIRTVEDADGPLAAAGEGAAVAVALADDLHVGRGELIVAAGDPAEVVREFVADLAVVGERPVTAGDRVQVRLGGKLVRGQVRDVTDTVDIDTGRRRPADRLETNDIGRVTIAVAEPLAVDPYGVDRTTGAALLLAERTGDTIAAALVRRLGRETP; encoded by the coding sequence ATGAGATCCGCCGGTGCCACCGGGCTCCTCCGCGTCGCCACCGCGGGTTCGGTCGACGACGGCAAGAGCACGCTCGTCGGGCGGCTGCTCTTCGACGGCAAGGCCGTGCTCGCCGACACGCTGCAGGCGGTGTCCTCGGCCAGCCGGGCCCGCGGCGCCGATCTCGACCTCTCGCTGCTCGTCGACGGGTTGCGCAGCGAGCGTGAGCAGGGCATCACGATCGACGTCGCGCACCGGTACCTGTCCACACCCGCGCGTGACGTGATCCTGGTCGACTGCCCGGGCCACGTCGAGTACACCCGGAACACGGTCACCGGCATGTCGTCGGCCGACGTGGCGCTGTTGCTCGTCGACGTGCGTAACGGGCTCGTTGAGCAGACCCGGCGGCACGCGGCGGTCGCGGCGTTGCTCCGGGTGCCGCACCTGATCCTGGCGGTGAACAAGATCGACCTGGTCGGCTACGACGAGCGCGCGTTCACCGCGGTCGTCGAGGACGCCGAGGCCTACGCCAAGGAGGTCGGCATCGGGCAGGTCACGGCGGTACCGGTGAGCGCGAAGAGCGGCGACAACGTGACCAGGAAGTCCCGCCGCACGCCCTGGTACGAAGGTCCGACGCTGCTCGACCTCCTCGCCTCGGTCGAGGTCCCGGTCCGGGCCGACGCTCCGCTCCGGCTCCCCGTCCAGTGGGTGGCCCGGGGCGACACCAGGAAGTATCTCGGCACGGTGGCCGCCGGGATCGTGAAACCCGGCGACGAGGTGATCGTGCAGCCGGCCGGGCGGCGCACCCGCATCCGTACCGTCGAGGACGCCGACGGCCCGCTCGCGGCGGCCGGTGAAGGCGCCGCGGTGGCCGTGGCGCTCGCCGACGACCTCCACGTCGGACGCGGCGAGCTGATCGTCGCCGCGGGCGACCCGGCCGAGGTGGTCCGCGAGTTCGTCGCCGACCTCGCGGTGGTGGGGGAGCGGCCGGTGACCGCGGGCGACCGGGTCCAGGTCCGCCTCGGCGGCAAGCTCGTGCGCGGGCAGGTCCGCGACGTCACCGACACCGTCGACATCGACACCGGCCGCCGACGCCCGGCCGACCGGCTGGAGACCAACGACATCGGCCGGGTGACGATCGCCGTCGCCGAGCCGCTCGCGGTCGATCCGTACGGCGTCGACCGCACGACCGGTGCCGCGCTGCTGCTCGCCGAGCGCACCGGCGACACGATCGCCGCCGCACTCGTGCGCCGCCTGGGGAGAGAGACGCCGTGA